One genomic window of Augochlora pura isolate Apur16 chromosome 5, APUR_v2.2.1, whole genome shotgun sequence includes the following:
- the LOC144470271 gene encoding uncharacterized protein LOC144470271, with the protein MRTPENAIRKALENQLREPVEILSITDRTFDGKGVNFLSDIEEIAATYRRASKTSENVEGTTVFIVKLEPSKEFPKQMVDMQNTMVVETRMLRDVLPKVKQLIDHPIGPRLWHYCENTRALIMENLIEQGFCMKDRQKGLSFDHCSLVMRILAKYHAATVAIHEKDPEMVEQFKGNGIVAKECAKAFFRLMEVSMERLAEQIKDWAEERCANAAPKIKKMSETIVRDSIEAYEYDPDEFCVLNHGDCWINNIMFKENERGEPVDLRMVDYQLSGYSSPAIDLIYFLNVCPEFSIKYDKDDYFIELYLDTLKETMSRIGCKTSAPSLKQLKDSMHKRRAYAVFSGFVLKLRMMANKEDTEDFTLALQTYGGNTKLDVFKNPDTVKMAKKMIPVMDERGYFD; encoded by the exons ATGAGGACCCCCGAGAATGCCATACGAAAGGCGCTGGAGAACCAGCTACGCGAACCGGTAGAAATACTGAGCATCACGGACCGTACGTTCGACGGAAAAGGGGTGAACTTTCTCAGCGACATCGAGGAGATCGCCGCGACGTACCGTAGAGCCTCGAAGACGTCGGAAAATGTAGAAGGCACGACGGTGTTCATCGTCAAATTAGAGCCGTCGAAGGAATTCCCGAAACAAATGGTCGACATGCAGAACACGATGGTCGTCGAGACGCGAATGTTGCGCGACGTTCTGCCGAAAGTGAAGCAGCTGATCGACCACCCCATAGGCCCGCGATTATGGCACTACTGCGAGAACACGCGGGCCTTGATCATGGAGAACTTGATCGAGCAAGGTTTCTGCATGAAGGATCGCCAGAAAGGATTGTCCTTCGACCATTGCTCCTTAGTTATGCGAATTCTGGCAAAGTATCACGCGGCGACTGTTGCTATCCACGAAAAG GATCCGGAGATGGTGGAACAGTTCAAAGGCAACGGCATAGTGGCGAAGGAGTGCGCGAAAGCTTTCTTTCGATTGATGGAAGTGAGCATGGAGCGGTTAGCCGAGCAGATAAAGGATTGGGCGGAAGAGAGGTgcgcgaacgccgcgccgaAGATCAAGAAGATGTCGGAAACGATCGTGAGGGATTCGATCGAGGCGTACGAGTACGATCCGGATGAGTTCTGCGTGTTGAATCACGGCGACTGTTGGATAAACAACATTATGTTCAAGGAGAATGAGAGGGGCGAACCTGTTGACCTGCGCATG GTCGACTACCAACTGTCCGGCTATTCCTCTCCAGCCATCGACTTGATCTATTTCCTAAACGTTTGCCCGGAATTCTCGATCAAGTACGACAAAGACGACTACTTCATCGAGCTATACCTGGACACATTGAAAGAGACAATGAGCCGAATTGGCTGCAAAACGAGCGCGCCGAGTTTGAAGCAATTAAAAGACTCGATGCACAAAAGAAGGGCGTACGCAGTGTTCTCGGGTTTTGTGCTGAAATTGCGCATGATGGCGAACAAGGAGGACACCGAGGATTTCACGTTGGCACTGCAGACTTACGGCGGTAATACTAAGCTGGACGTTTTCAAAAATCCGGACACGGTGAAGATGGCCAAGAAGATGATCCCTGTGATGGACGAAAGGGGCTACTTCGATTGA